The following proteins come from a genomic window of Denitromonas sp.:
- a CDS encoding DEAD/DEAH box helicase — MTFADLGLMPELLRAVEDAGYSEPTPIQREAIPIVLSGQDVMGGAQTGTGKTASFTLPVLQRLAPHASTSTSPARHPVRALILAPTRELAMQVYESVLTYSRYLPLRATCIYGGVDMRAQTQTLREGVEIVVATPGRLLDHVQQRSIQLNQVKMLVLDEADRMLDMGFIPDIRRILSMLPNQRQSLLFSATFSNEIKKLADQMLNQPQLIEVARRNMVSETIEHQVYPVESSRKRDLLVHLLKTSIDAQVLVFVDTKFGCSRLTHYLNRCDIPADAIHGDKSQQQRTEALEGFKNGSTRVLIATDVAARGLDIDDLPYVVNYVLPNTSEDYVHRIGRTGRAGKKGRAISLVAPEDRSNLAGIEKLIKLTIPVHTVEDFQPAGHGRSDDAPPRRGRGDDSRPRRGRNTDDAPAPRSRSERTRTPRSKSTVAADGFDYAKPYEASDAPKTSSSKPDVPGRRNRPVAFLLGGVGRKG, encoded by the coding sequence ATGACTTTTGCCGATCTCGGCCTGATGCCGGAACTGCTGCGCGCCGTTGAAGACGCCGGCTACTCAGAGCCGACCCCCATCCAGCGCGAAGCCATTCCGATCGTGCTCTCCGGCCAGGACGTGATGGGTGGCGCACAGACCGGCACCGGCAAAACCGCCAGCTTCACGCTGCCCGTCCTGCAACGCCTGGCCCCGCATGCCAGCACCAGCACCTCCCCCGCCCGCCACCCCGTGCGCGCCCTCATCCTGGCGCCGACCCGCGAGCTGGCCATGCAGGTGTATGAGTCGGTGCTCACCTACAGTCGCTACCTGCCGCTGCGCGCCACCTGCATCTATGGCGGCGTCGACATGCGCGCCCAGACGCAGACCCTGCGCGAAGGCGTCGAGATCGTGGTGGCCACGCCCGGCCGCCTGCTCGACCACGTCCAGCAGCGCAGCATCCAGCTCAACCAGGTCAAGATGCTGGTCCTCGACGAAGCCGACCGCATGCTCGACATGGGCTTCATCCCCGACATTCGCCGCATCCTCTCGATGCTGCCCAATCAGCGCCAGAGCCTGCTGTTCTCCGCCACCTTCTCGAACGAAATCAAGAAGCTGGCCGACCAGATGCTCAACCAGCCGCAGCTGATCGAAGTCGCCCGCCGCAACATGGTCAGCGAGACCATCGAACACCAGGTCTATCCGGTCGAGTCCAGCCGCAAGCGTGATCTGCTGGTGCACCTGCTCAAGACCAGCATCGACGCCCAGGTGCTGGTGTTTGTCGACACCAAGTTTGGCTGCAGCCGCCTGACCCACTACCTCAACCGCTGCGACATCCCGGCCGACGCCATCCACGGCGACAAGAGCCAGCAGCAGCGCACCGAGGCACTCGAAGGCTTCAAGAACGGCAGCACCCGCGTGCTCATCGCCACCGACGTAGCCGCCCGCGGCCTGGACATCGACGACCTGCCCTATGTGGTCAACTACGTCCTGCCCAACACCTCCGAAGACTACGTCCACCGCATCGGCCGCACCGGCCGTGCAGGCAAGAAAGGCCGGGCCATCTCGCTGGTGGCGCCAGAAGACCGCAGCAACCTCGCCGGCATCGAGAAGCTCATCAAGCTGACGATTCCGGTGCACACCGTCGAAGACTTCCAGCCCGCCGGACACGGCCGCAGCGACGACGCCCCCCCGCGTCGTGGCCGCGGTGACGACAGCCGCCCCCGCCGCGGCCGCAACACCGACGACGCCCCCGCCCCGCGGAGCCGCAGCGAGCGCACGCGCACGCCGCGCAGCAAATCCACCGTCGCCGCTGACGGCTTCGACTACGCCAAGCCCTACGAAGCCAGCGACGCCCCCAAGACGTCCTCCAGCAAGCCGGACGTCCCCGGTCGCCGCAACCGGCCGGTGGCTTTCCTGCTCGGCGGCGTCGGCCGCAAAGGCTGA
- the rlmM gene encoding 23S rRNA (cytidine(2498)-2'-O)-methyltransferase RlmM: protein MTLPIATALLVQCRPGFEKEAAAELDERAILASITGHAELRERDGYVMFQLDDPVPWSELQAALNWRDLIFARQAWPVIGHIAELPERDRVTPIAEVLQAAGARVSSIMFEYPDTNEGKTRSGFCKRFAGPLEAGLGRAGLLRPSGRDPQLQLFFPDATQALIGLGHPKLTNAWPQGIARLRMPAEAPSRSTLKLAEALMCLLDDKERERWLRPQGKAVDLGAAPGGWSWQLAQRGLYVTAIDNGPLDARLLAGGMVTHVRADGFTWRPPRPVDWLVCDMVEQPGRIATLMAEWSAAKRCRHAIFNLKLPMKRRYAALMQCQELIDRKLDGIPYVLRFKHLYHDREEVTAYLSRTDTR from the coding sequence ATGACTCTTCCCATCGCCACCGCCCTGCTCGTCCAATGCCGCCCCGGCTTCGAGAAGGAAGCCGCCGCCGAGCTCGACGAACGCGCCATCCTGGCCAGCATAACCGGGCACGCCGAGCTGCGGGAACGCGACGGTTACGTGATGTTTCAACTCGATGACCCGGTGCCGTGGTCCGAGCTGCAGGCCGCCCTCAACTGGCGCGACCTGATCTTCGCCCGTCAAGCCTGGCCAGTGATCGGTCACATCGCCGAACTGCCCGAGCGCGACCGGGTGACGCCCATCGCCGAGGTCCTGCAGGCCGCTGGCGCGCGGGTGTCGAGCATCATGTTCGAGTACCCCGACACCAACGAGGGCAAGACCCGCTCCGGCTTCTGCAAGCGTTTTGCCGGCCCGCTCGAGGCCGGGCTCGGCCGGGCCGGGCTGCTCCGCCCCAGCGGGCGCGACCCGCAGCTGCAGCTGTTTTTCCCGGATGCCACCCAAGCCCTGATCGGCCTTGGCCACCCCAAGCTGACCAACGCCTGGCCACAGGGCATCGCCCGGCTGCGCATGCCCGCCGAGGCGCCGAGCCGGTCCACGCTCAAGCTCGCCGAAGCGCTCATGTGCCTGCTCGACGACAAGGAGCGCGAACGCTGGCTGCGCCCGCAGGGCAAGGCGGTCGACCTGGGCGCCGCCCCCGGCGGCTGGAGCTGGCAGCTGGCCCAGCGCGGCCTGTATGTCACGGCCATCGACAACGGCCCGCTCGACGCGCGCCTGCTCGCCGGCGGCATGGTCACCCATGTGCGCGCCGACGGCTTCACCTGGCGCCCGCCGCGCCCGGTCGACTGGCTGGTCTGCGACATGGTCGAGCAACCCGGACGGATCGCCACGCTGATGGCCGAATGGAGCGCCGCCAAGCGCTGCCGCCACGCCATCTTCAACCTCAAGCTGCCCATGAAGCGCCGCTACGCCGCGCTCATGCAGTGCCAGGAACTCATCGATCGCAAGCTCGACGGCATCCCCTATGTGCTGCGTTTCAAACACCTTTACCACGATCGCGAGGAAGTCACCGCCTACCTCAGCCGGACCGACACCCGTTGA
- a CDS encoding aldo/keto reductase encodes MTYGQQNTEGEAHAQLDLARDAGVNFIDTAELYAVPARAETYGASERIVGSWLRRQRRDQIVLATKVAGPARGLSWIRGGPPALDADNIRAAIDGSLSRLQTDYVDLYQLHWPERNQPMFGQWQYDPARERECTSIHDQLEALSGLVKAGKVRYVGLSNEHPWGVTEFLRLAREHALPTVVSIQNAYNLLNRVYEYGMAELCAREQVGLLAYSPLGFGLLTGKYLDNPSAPGRLTAFEGFGQRYGKPGVPAAVAAYAQVAKDFGRTPAQLAMAFVVGRWFVNSTIIGATSLDQLKENLAAADMTLSADELAAIEAVHLQWSNPAP; translated from the coding sequence ATGACCTACGGCCAGCAGAACACCGAGGGCGAAGCCCATGCGCAGCTGGACCTGGCCCGGGATGCCGGGGTGAATTTCATCGACACCGCGGAGCTGTACGCGGTGCCGGCGCGGGCGGAAACCTATGGTGCGAGCGAGCGCATCGTTGGCAGCTGGTTGCGGCGCCAGCGACGGGATCAGATCGTGTTGGCGACCAAGGTGGCGGGCCCGGCGCGCGGCTTGAGCTGGATCCGCGGCGGGCCGCCGGCGCTCGATGCGGACAACATCCGGGCCGCGATCGACGGCAGCCTGTCACGCCTGCAGACTGACTATGTCGATCTGTATCAGCTGCACTGGCCGGAGCGCAACCAGCCGATGTTCGGTCAGTGGCAATACGATCCGGCGCGGGAGCGCGAGTGCACGTCGATCCACGACCAGCTCGAAGCCCTGTCAGGCCTGGTCAAGGCAGGCAAGGTGCGCTACGTGGGCCTGTCGAACGAGCACCCCTGGGGTGTGACCGAATTCCTGCGTCTGGCGCGGGAGCACGCGTTGCCCACGGTGGTGTCGATACAGAACGCCTACAATCTGCTCAATCGCGTTTACGAATATGGCATGGCGGAACTGTGCGCGCGTGAGCAGGTCGGCTTGCTGGCCTATTCGCCGCTGGGCTTTGGACTGCTCACCGGCAAGTACCTCGACAACCCGTCCGCGCCGGGCCGGCTGACGGCGTTCGAGGGCTTCGGGCAGCGCTATGGCAAGCCCGGCGTGCCGGCGGCCGTGGCGGCCTACGCACAGGTGGCAAAGGACTTCGGGCGCACGCCGGCCCAACTGGCCATGGCTTTCGTGGTGGGGCGCTGGTTTGTGAACAGTACGATCATCGGGGCGACATCGCTGGATCAGCTAAAGGAAAATCTGGCCGCTGCCGATATGACGTTGTCAGCTGATGAACTGGCCGCCATCGAGGCGGTGCATTTGCAATGGAGCAACCCCGCGCCATGA
- a CDS encoding HD-GYP domain-containing protein, which translates to MKEIVAATDLEIGMFVAELDRPWLDSPFLIQGFLIEDEETLGKLKSLCRFVSVDWQRSAGKHHRAPTRESVASTVGASLAGAARIAGRTASPRPQHDFVAVLRWLRSGGEPPPATVSSGERMVDVPDLPDRPAADDSGEDDAPPREGWRSRLSRWFAREEAPAPYAASAGAAGSDSGDDADGYRAGAAASVWIESTAVEDELIEAAPSYQRAQGTVEQLVADVQRNLRPDMERVRANVEDMMHSVVRNPDALLWLTRLKRTDQYAYDHALDVSVLLMVFARSIGLSAQDMTLLGVVGLMQDIGKVRLPPRLLKKSGQITPLEREIFQTHVDYSLAILKDTPDGSPELLEIVSRHHERFDGSGYPAGLSGDAIGRFGEMAGIVDAYCAMTRERPWGDALSPQGALEQINAMRNRWFSETVVDTFIQCVGLYPVGTLVELQTGEVAVVIAQNQVRRLRPRVLVLLAPDHSPNRHPPTLDLLYDPVAPDGSVYAIRKALPPGAYGIDPKEFYL; encoded by the coding sequence GTGAAAGAAATCGTCGCCGCTACGGATCTGGAGATCGGCATGTTTGTTGCCGAGCTGGACAGGCCGTGGCTGGACTCGCCCTTTCTGATCCAGGGCTTCCTGATCGAGGATGAGGAGACGCTGGGCAAGCTGAAGTCGCTGTGCCGCTTCGTGTCGGTGGACTGGCAGCGCAGCGCCGGCAAGCACCATCGTGCGCCAACACGGGAATCGGTCGCCTCGACGGTGGGCGCCAGCCTGGCCGGCGCTGCGCGTATTGCCGGACGGACCGCGTCGCCCCGGCCCCAGCATGATTTTGTTGCCGTGCTGCGCTGGTTGCGCAGCGGCGGCGAACCGCCGCCAGCGACGGTGTCGTCCGGCGAGCGGATGGTGGATGTGCCGGACCTCCCGGATCGCCCGGCCGCCGACGACAGCGGCGAGGACGATGCTCCGCCGCGCGAAGGCTGGCGCTCGCGCTTGTCGCGGTGGTTTGCGCGTGAGGAGGCGCCGGCGCCGTATGCCGCTTCTGCAGGGGCTGCCGGGTCGGATTCCGGCGACGACGCCGACGGCTATCGGGCTGGCGCGGCGGCGTCGGTGTGGATCGAATCGACCGCCGTCGAGGACGAGCTGATCGAGGCCGCGCCGAGTTACCAGCGCGCCCAGGGCACGGTCGAGCAGCTGGTGGCAGACGTGCAGCGCAACCTGCGTCCGGACATGGAGCGGGTGCGCGCCAATGTCGAAGACATGATGCACAGCGTGGTGCGCAATCCCGATGCCTTGCTGTGGCTCACGCGGCTCAAGCGGACCGACCAGTATGCCTACGACCATGCGCTCGATGTCAGCGTGCTGCTGATGGTGTTTGCCCGCTCGATCGGGCTGTCGGCGCAAGACATGACGCTGCTCGGTGTGGTGGGGCTGATGCAGGACATCGGCAAGGTCCGCCTGCCACCGAGGCTGCTCAAGAAGTCAGGCCAGATCACGCCGCTCGAGCGCGAAATCTTCCAGACCCATGTCGACTACTCGCTGGCCATCCTGAAAGACACGCCAGACGGCTCCCCCGAACTGCTGGAGATCGTCAGCCGTCATCATGAACGCTTTGACGGCTCAGGCTATCCTGCCGGTCTGTCTGGCGACGCGATTGGCCGCTTCGGCGAAATGGCCGGCATCGTGGATGCTTACTGCGCCATGACGCGCGAGCGCCCCTGGGGCGATGCGCTCAGTCCGCAGGGGGCGCTCGAGCAGATCAACGCCATGCGCAACCGCTGGTTCTCCGAGACCGTGGTCGACACCTTCATCCAGTGTGTCGGCCTGTATCCGGTGGGGACGCTGGTCGAATTGCAGACCGGGGAAGTGGCCGTGGTCATTGCACAGAACCAGGTGCGCCGCCTGCGCCCGCGGGTGCTGGTCCTGCTGGCGCCCGATCATTCGCCCAACCGGCACCCGCCGACGCTGGACCTGCTCTACGATCCGGTGGCGCCCGACGGTTCGGTGTACGCGATCCGCAAGGCCTTGCCGCCGGGGGCCTACGGCATCGATCCGAAGGAGTTCTACCTCTGA
- a CDS encoding GGDEF domain-containing phosphodiesterase, which yields MAAAEAAFCDELLNIAGWQGGADWFNRLAQRWCDCLDCGVADHFPWAACGSLLSVCRDRLVGGRAEVFQLEMDLLTGLVRVVWALASYLTEVAIAREREKVKAFALIDAHTGLPNRLRFEQVLTAALGVASEDWPVGLVVLKMHVGAGAVALLAGERERLQVAVSAQLAGVIREGDVLCLTGEEEWSLVQCAVRTPAQVMLAAHKLHDVALAAASSVGLAGHIGAVAGGACGPGDAADARGLERAARNAQFAARDARQPVAMYTPQVANLSRTVSSLEQDFHRALALQHFELFLQPQVDVGSGECHCVEALLRWRRAEGNWVAPPAVVELAERTGVAGQMLRSLLSRQARVADELARAGIDVTVMLNLTAQDIRDPDLPALVRQALGNWRVPVSRVGFELTEGALLVDEPAAAKVVAALRDTGCTVALDDFGTGYSSLSHLRRLPVDELKVDRQFVAGVCVDAQDRAMVEALLVLARAFKLRVVAEGVESEAQATCLAEMGCDRLQGYFLARPMNADAFVRWWRARYGQPVAPADS from the coding sequence ATGGCGGCTGCCGAAGCCGCTTTCTGCGACGAACTGCTCAATATTGCCGGCTGGCAAGGCGGGGCGGACTGGTTCAACCGGCTGGCCCAGCGGTGGTGCGATTGTCTCGACTGCGGTGTGGCTGACCACTTTCCGTGGGCCGCCTGCGGTTCATTGCTGTCGGTTTGCCGCGATCGGCTCGTGGGCGGGCGGGCCGAGGTCTTTCAGCTCGAGATGGACCTGCTGACCGGGCTGGTGCGGGTGGTGTGGGCGCTTGCAAGCTACCTGACCGAAGTGGCCATCGCGCGCGAGCGGGAAAAGGTGAAAGCCTTTGCCTTGATCGACGCACACACCGGTCTGCCAAACCGGCTGCGCTTCGAGCAGGTGCTGACGGCGGCCCTGGGGGTGGCGAGCGAGGACTGGCCGGTGGGGCTGGTGGTGCTCAAGATGCATGTCGGGGCGGGCGCCGTCGCGTTGCTCGCGGGCGAACGCGAACGCCTGCAGGTGGCTGTCAGCGCGCAGCTCGCCGGTGTCATCCGGGAGGGCGATGTGTTGTGCCTGACCGGCGAGGAGGAATGGTCGCTGGTGCAATGCGCGGTGCGCACCCCGGCGCAAGTGATGCTCGCCGCCCACAAGTTGCACGATGTGGCGCTGGCCGCGGCCTCATCAGTGGGGCTGGCCGGCCACATTGGTGCCGTCGCCGGTGGCGCCTGTGGCCCCGGCGATGCGGCCGATGCCCGCGGCCTCGAGCGCGCGGCGCGCAATGCCCAGTTTGCCGCGCGCGATGCGCGCCAGCCGGTCGCCATGTACACGCCCCAGGTGGCCAACCTGTCGCGCACCGTGTCGAGCCTCGAGCAGGACTTCCATCGGGCGTTGGCCCTGCAGCACTTTGAACTGTTCTTGCAGCCGCAGGTTGATGTCGGCTCCGGCGAGTGCCACTGCGTCGAGGCCTTGCTGCGCTGGCGGCGTGCCGAAGGCAACTGGGTGGCGCCGCCGGCCGTTGTCGAACTGGCCGAGCGAACCGGGGTGGCGGGGCAGATGCTGCGCTCGCTGCTCTCGCGCCAGGCGCGGGTGGCCGACGAACTGGCGCGGGCCGGCATCGATGTGACGGTGATGCTCAACCTGACCGCGCAGGACATTCGCGACCCGGACCTGCCGGCACTCGTCCGTCAGGCGCTTGGCAATTGGCGGGTGCCCGTATCGCGCGTAGGCTTTGAGTTGACGGAGGGCGCCTTGCTGGTCGATGAGCCCGCCGCCGCCAAGGTGGTGGCCGCGTTGCGCGATACCGGGTGCACCGTGGCGCTGGATGATTTTGGCACCGGGTACTCGTCCTTGTCGCACCTTCGCCGATTGCCGGTCGATGAACTCAAGGTGGATCGCCAGTTCGTTGCCGGGGTGTGTGTCGATGCGCAGGACCGCGCCATGGTCGAGGCCTTGCTGGTGCTGGCGCGTGCGTTCAAGCTGCGCGTGGTGGCCGAAGGGGTCGAAAGCGAGGCGCAGGCCACGTGCCTGGCCGAGATGGGATGCGACCGCCTGCAGGGCTATTTTCTGGCGCGGCCGATGAACGCCGACGCGTTTGTCCGCTGGTGGCGGGCGCGCTACGGCCAGCCGGTTGCCCCGGCAGATTCTTAG